The genome window GTTACCGATAAACAACATTAAATTAAGCTGATTATCAGACATTTTAAACTTTAAACAACTCTAACATTCTTTTTTCTATTCATTTACATACATTATTTATACTTTTGCATCTTGATGGTAAATAAAGTCAAATGATTTTCAGAAAGAAAAAAGAAGAACAGTTCAACTATATAGATAAAGGTGAAGGACAACCTATATTATTACTTCACGGCTTATTAGGAGGCTTAAGTAATTTTGGAAGTGTAGTTGAAAAACTGGTAGATGACGGGTACAGAGTAATTGCTCCATCACTACCTATTTATGATCTTCCGGTACTAAAAACAAATGTTAAGAATTTAACAGAACATGTTCACAACCTTATACAACACCTTAATTTAGGTAAAGTTATTCTGGTAGGAAATTCGCTTGGTGGACACATTGCACTAATATATGCGAAAAAACATTTTGATAATTTAGCTGGATTGGTATTAACTGGTAGTTCCGGATTATACGAGAATGCTATGGGAGAATCTTACCCAAAACGAGGAGATTACGAATACATGAAGCGTAAAGCCGAAGAAGTATTCTACGACCCTAAAGTAGCAACAAAAGAACTTGTAGATGAAATTTACGATGTTGTAAACGACAGATTAAAAGCTATTCGAATTTTATCAATTGCAAAAAGTGCAATAAGACATAATATGGCAGAAGACATTCCTAAAATGGATCTTCCGGTATGTCTTATCTGGGGAAAAAATGATATAGTAACTCCACCAAATGTTGGAGAAGAATTCCATAGACTTTTCCCTAACTCAGAACTTCATTGGATTGACAAATGTGGTCATGCTGCAATGATGGAGAGACCTGACGAATTCAACGACATTTTGGATGACTGGATGAAAAAACATTTCTAGAATTATGAAAATAAACACCTCTTCTTTCGTAATAAGTAATACTGAGCTTGAGAAATGCCCATCAGAAAACAGGCTTGAATATGCCTTCATCGGCAGATCAAATGTTGGAAAGTCTTCTTTGATAAACATGCTTACCAACAACAAAAACTTAGCAAAAACATCAGGAAAACCGGGAAAAACACAATTGATAAATCATTTCTTAATAAACGATCATTGGTTTTTGGTTGATTTACCGGGTTATGGTTATGCTAAAGTTTCAAAGGTAATGAGAAGAGACTTTGGTAAAATGATTAGCAATTATATTGAAAATCGTAAAAACCTAATAAATCTTTTTGTACTGGTTGATTCAAGACATGAGCCACAAAAACTTGATGTTGAGTTTATGGAATGGCTTGGAGAAATTGGAATACCTTTTAGTATAGTATTTACCAAAGCAGACAAATTAAATAAACATAAGTTGGCAACAAGTCTTGATTTTTATAAAAATGAATTAAGTAAAAACTGGGAAGAATTGCCTAAAATGTTTGTGACCTCTGCAGAAACCAAGTTAGGTAAGGAAGAAATATTAGAATATATAGGTGAGCTTAACGAAGAATTGAAAGATCATTTTTTATCCTAAAAAAATGTTGTCAAAGGTAGAGGTAAGTTTTTTGCTCAAAAACTCCAATCATCGGCTGAGCTGAGGCACTGTGAGCTGATGACAAAAAAAATTAACCGCAACGTAGCGCAATTGCGCAGTGCCTCGGCTTAGCCGACGGAAGCAATCATGAACACCCACTATAAACTCTCGTGAATAAAGTAATGCGCAACGTAACGCAAAAATACTTCGCGAAAATTGGCGCATAACTTTGCGAAACTTTGCGGTAAAAAAGGTTGTCATGGGTAGATACAAAGTAGACGAAATGACAGCATAATTTTTATTTCTTCACTAACTCCAGCTTCTCTGCAAAATAATCGGAAAAATCTCTTAAATCCCCGGCCATTTTATCTTCATTGGTTGCTCTCTCAAGTGTATCGGCCATAGAAACCAGGGTTTGGTGAAAGAACCTTTTCATATCATCTATCTTCATTTCCTTTGTCCACAGATCTATTCGAAGAGTATCCTCCGATTTTTTATCCCAAACAGAAAGTAAAAATGCCAGAGATTCTGTTTTATCTACTCCTCCGTCAGGAGCTGACCAATACATCTTTTCAGGGACTTTATTAGTGTCCATTTCTACTTCTAAAGTTATCTTTGATTTATGATTTTCCATCTTTTTGTTTTTTTTAGAAGACTATGTATACTTTTACAAGCCCAGCAAGCATGTCTTCACATATTTATATTACTTTCTGGGCTTGTATTTCGACTTAACAAATATTTCTCTCGCATCGTTATTTTTCACAAGATCATCAATCGATACATCGTTATTTTCCATGTATGAATTAACAATCTGCCAACCTATCCATATACCTACTCTTCCCGGGGATTCGCGATCCATATCCAGGAAAAATTTTGTAAATGGTGCTACATCTATAAACCTCTTAGTTAGTCGAGGGTCAGTATTATATATGTACTTATTCTTTATCAGGTATGTCCATATCTCTGCTTCATTAGTTTCGCACCACTTTAACTCTTCCGGGCTATAACCAATTACGAGAGAAGCATCTTCACCCGGGAGCATTTTTTGAGTTAAATACAATAATTTCCCACTGTATACCATCTGCGACAAAAGTGTTTTATCATAAGGACTTTTCGACATTACAGTTCTTAAAAGAGCATCACTTACATCAACCTTTATCCTTTCAGGTCGCATGTTTCGAACCAAATATTCGGGAAATCCCGAATATTCTTCTTCTCCTGCACCCAAATACATATCCAGTGAAACAAAAAGCCTCTCCCCTGAAAACAAAACCGGATACTGATAATCAAAATCAGAAATAATGGTATATACATCAGGAGTATTAAACCTCGGGAAATAATACCTGATATGTTTAAACACCTCAACTATCTCGAAATATTCCTTATCAAAAGTTCCAAAAACATCTACTGTCTTCTTATATATTTTTTGCTCCTCAGAATCGTTAATCTTATTTACCCAAACAGAATC of Bacteroidota bacterium contains these proteins:
- a CDS encoding alpha/beta hydrolase, which gives rise to MIFRKKKEEQFNYIDKGEGQPILLLHGLLGGLSNFGSVVEKLVDDGYRVIAPSLPIYDLPVLKTNVKNLTEHVHNLIQHLNLGKVILVGNSLGGHIALIYAKKHFDNLAGLVLTGSSGLYENAMGESYPKRGDYEYMKRKAEEVFYDPKVATKELVDEIYDVVNDRLKAIRILSIAKSAIRHNMAEDIPKMDLPVCLIWGKNDIVTPPNVGEEFHRLFPNSELHWIDKCGHAAMMERPDEFNDILDDWMKKHF
- the yihA gene encoding ribosome biogenesis GTP-binding protein YihA/YsxC, with protein sequence MKINTSSFVISNTELEKCPSENRLEYAFIGRSNVGKSSLINMLTNNKNLAKTSGKPGKTQLINHFLINDHWFLVDLPGYGYAKVSKVMRRDFGKMISNYIENRKNLINLFVLVDSRHEPQKLDVEFMEWLGEIGIPFSIVFTKADKLNKHKLATSLDFYKNELSKNWEELPKMFVTSAETKLGKEEILEYIGELNEELKDHFLS
- the gldC gene encoding gliding motility protein GldC, which translates into the protein MENHKSKITLEVEMDTNKVPEKMYWSAPDGGVDKTESLAFLLSVWDKKSEDTLRIDLWTKEMKIDDMKRFFHQTLVSMADTLERATNEDKMAGDLRDFSDYFAEKLELVKK
- the gldB gene encoding gliding motility lipoprotein GldB yields the protein MNYLKKILFVISVLFTVVSCTDSNVVDVSNIEVNSKLVRFDSLFYNADEVSLATLKANYPLMFPEEYSDSVWVNKINDSEEQKIYKKTVDVFGTFDKEYFEIVEVFKHIRYYFPRFNTPDVYTIISDFDYQYPVLFSGERLFVSLDMYLGAGEEEYSGFPEYLVRNMRPERIKVDVSDALLRTVMSKSPYDKTLLSQMVYSGKLLYLTQKMLPGEDASLVIGYSPEELKWCETNEAEIWTYLIKNKYIYNTDPRLTKRFIDVAPFTKFFLDMDRESPGRVGIWIGWQIVNSYMENNDVSIDDLVKNNDAREIFVKSKYKPRK